Proteins encoded within one genomic window of Brassica rapa cultivar Chiifu-401-42 chromosome A09, CAAS_Brap_v3.01, whole genome shotgun sequence:
- the LOC103837255 gene encoding protein PEP-RELATED DEVELOPMENT ARRESTED 1, chloroplastic, producing the protein MLQSLHLRFHSSPSPFRRESLTPSITSSSPFSFCSFRPKQTQKPNRLVQFCAPYEVGGGYTDEELFERYGTHQSKTNVEDKPDASEYEALLKGGEQVTSVLEEMITLLQDMKMNEASENVAVELAAQGVIGKRVDEMESGFMMALDYMIQLADKDQDDKRKSLLEVVKETVLSHLTKKCPPHVQVIGLLCRTPKKESRQELLRRVAAGGGAFEGKDGTKLHLPGANLNDIANQADDLLETMETRPVVPDRKLLARLVLIREEARNMMGGGILDERNDRGFNTLPESEVNFLTKLVALKPGKTVQQMIKNVMQGKDEGADDLSNEEDDSTQGRRQSGLKGRGSFTGKKPLPVRPGMFLETVTKVMGSIYSGSASGITAQHLEWVHEKTLQVLEEIAY; encoded by the exons ATGTTACAATCTCTTCACCTTCGTTTTCACTCCTCCCCATCACCTTTTAGAAGAGAGTCTCTGACTCCATCGATTACCTCCTCATCTCCTTTCTCCTTTTGCTCGTTCCGACCGAAGCAAACCCAGAAACCGAACCGGCTAGTTCAATTCTGCGCCCCGTACGAGGTCGGAGGCGGATACACCGACGAGGAGCTCTTCGAAAGATACGGAACCCATCAGAGTAAAACCAACGTCGAAGACAAGCCAGATGCGTCTGAGTACGAGGCTCTCCTTAAAGGAGGCGAACAAGTAACTTCTGTTCTCGAAGAGATGATAACCCTC CTGCAAGACATGAAGATGAATGAAGCATCTGAGAATGTTGCTGTTGAATTGGCTGCACAAGGAGTTATAGGGAAAAGAGTTGATGAGATGGAGTCAGGGTTTATGATGGCTCTtgattacatgattcaacttgCAGACAAAGACCAAGACGACAAG AGGAAGTCTTTGCTAGAGGTTGTCAAGGAGACAGTCTTATCTCATCTCACTAAAAAATGTCCTCCTCAT GTCCAAGTGATTGGTTTACTATGTAGAACACCTAAAAAGGAGAGTAGGCAAGAGCTGCTGCGTAGGGTGGCTGCAGGTGGTGGGGCTTTTGAAGGCAAGGACGGTACTAAACTTCATTTACCCGGAGCTAACCTGAATGACATAGCTAATCAAGCTGATGACTTGCTAGAg ACTATGGAGACGAGGCCAGTTGTTCCTGATAGGAAACTACTAGCGAGGCTTGTTTTGATCAGAGAGGAAGCGAGGAACATGATGGGAGGTGGTATACTTGATGAGAGAAATGACCGTGGTTTCAACACTCTGCCTGAATCAGAG GTGAATTTCTTAACCAAATTGGTAGCTCTCAAACCAGGAAAGACAGTGCAGCAGATGATCAAGAATGTAATGCAAGGGAAAGATGAAGGTGCAGATGATCTTAGCAATGAAGAGGATGATTCTACCCAAGGAAGAAGACAAAGTGGATTAAAGGGAAGG GGAAGCTTTACAGGCAAAAAACCGTTACCAGTAAGGCCAGGAATGTTTCTAGAGACTGTCACAAAG GTAATGGGCAGCATATACTCGGGTAGTGCATCCGGTATCACTGCACAACATCTAGAATGG GTACACGAGAAGACGCTCCAAGTTCTTGAAGAAATTGCGTATTAG